Genomic segment of Murdochiella vaginalis:
ATGGATACGCCGATATTCACCATGGCCTGAAAGCAGATTAAAAAGGTGAGGCCAAGCGCCAGCACCTGGCCGAATCGCGTCTTTGCATTGCGAGCAATGCGTATTCCGCGAACGGCCAAAAAGCAAAAGCCCGCAATGACGAGTAATGCCCCGATAAAGCCCAGCTCTTCGGAAATGACTGCAAAGATGAAATCGTTGTGCGGTTCATCCGCAAGATAATCAAATTTCTGAACACTTTTCCCGAAGCCGACGCCAAAAAAGCCTCCGGATGCTACCGCATAAAGGGACTGCAATAGTTGCCATCCGCTTCCGGACGGATCCCGCATCGGATCAAAAACCGTTAAAAGACGTTCCAATCGATAATTGCCCGGTTTCGGCCAAAACGCATAGGCGAGGCCGACAAGGGCAATGCCCGTCATCGGCAAAAAATGCCATAAATTCATACCGTATATGAAATAGACAAAGAGCAGCACAGCGGAAATCACGATAACGGCCGAAAAATTCGGTTGCACATAGATGGGCAAAATGGTGAAGCCGATGAACAGCATGATTGCAAGAAAGGTTGCCGGTGTTCCCCGCTTTTCCGGCGGCTTTCGTGTCAGAAGAGCGCTTAAAAGAAGAAGCGATGCCACTTTTAAGCCATCGGAAGGCATGTATGTCAGGGGGCCCAAATGAATCCAGCGATGGGCGCGATTCACAGGATAGGCAATGCCCGGTACCCAAACCAGGAGGCAGGAAAGGATCGCGAGGATGTAGATTAGCGGAGCAAAGCGACGGTAAATACGGTAGTCTATGTGCGAAACCGCCCACATAATCCCCACTCCCAGAATGGTAAATATGAAATCTCGTTGGAAATAATATTTTGCATCGCCAAATTGCTTCAGCGCATAAGGAGCACTGGCACTGAAAACCATCAATACGCCGAAAAAAGACAACACGAGTACAAGGAGAAACAGAACACGATCCATCGTGCCCTGCCTTCTTCTTGTATCCCGTTTTATGTCCTTTCGCATATCGCCCGTATCTCCTCCGTCTGCTTTATTCGTTCTTTTCTTTCCAAGCCTTCACCAAAGCGCGAAATTCTTCTCCTCGCTCTTCAAAATGTTCGTATTGTCCCCAGCTCGCGCTTGCGGGCGAAAGCAAAACCAAGTCTCCTTTTTCCGCCAGGGATGTCGCAAGCTCCATCGCTTTTTTCAAGGTTTCAGCGATGATCACACGATCTCCGAGCCCCTTTTCCTGGGCTTCCTTCGCAAGCTTTTCTGCAGTTTGGCCGATCAGCAGCAGCTTTTTTCCTTGCGGGCGAAAAGCTTCAAAGAAAGCATCAAAGCAGACATGCTTGTCATAGCCCCCCGCAATTAGCAAAATGGGTTGATGAATGCCGGAAAGTGCCTTGACTGTGGCATCGACATTAGTTCCCTTTGAGTCATTAATATACCGCACGCCCCGCACCGTGCCGACATCTTCCATGCGGTGTTCAATGGGGCGAAAGGAAGAAAGCGCTTGTTTTATCACCTCTTCTGCAACGCCCAAATCTTTGGCTATTTCGACGGCAACAGCCGCGTTTTGTACATTGTGCTCACCCACTAAGTGCCAGCCAATTCCTTGGCGAAGCTCTTCCATCAAAGGAGTGTGAAGGTCTACCAGATGAATAGTAGCATGGGTGCCCACCTGATCGATTGCATCCCGAGCGACCGTATCGCCCGGCAACAGCCACAGGCTGTCCCGTGCGCTCTGGGCATGGGCAATGGCTGCTTTCGCCTTGGCATAGGCTTCAAAGGATCCGTGCCATTCCAGATGATCTTCCGTGATATTCAAAATCGCGGCGCGGTGCGGTGCGAATTGCTCCACCGCTTCCAACTGAAAGCTGGAGCATTCCGTGACAAAAAGCGTACCTTCTTCCGCTTCGAACATCGTTGAGAGAATCGGAAGACCGATATTGCCGCAGGCAATGGCCTTTTTCCCCGCATGGTTCAAAATCCATTCGATAAGCGACGTTGTAGTTGTCTTTCCATTCGAGCCGGTGATGGCGATGAGGTTCTCACCGCCGAAAAGACGATAGGCGATCTCCAAATCGGTATATACCGGTTTCCCCTCACGATGAGCTCGCTCCACCAAAGGTGTCGCGAAGGAGATGCCGGAGCTGCGCAGAACAAAGGCAAAGGGCTCCAAGGGCAAGTTCTCTGCATCCTCGATAATAGTGATGTCCTTCGAGTGGGGCAACGCGGCAATAAAAGCCTTATCCTCATCGCTCAAACCACCGTCCACATAAAGCGAGAGACGACAGCCTGCGGCGGGAAGTGTACGCAGCACCGAGCGTCCCGTGACACCCATGCCATAAACAAGAACGTTTTTTCCATTAAAAGTAGTTTTAAAATTCATTGTTAATCCTTTCCGGCAATTCGCAAGTTACCAGATCCAAACCGTCAGCAGGCACAGTAAAATGCTCACGAGTGAAAATGCCGCAGTGACTTTCTGTTCTGGAAATCCCTTCAATTCAAAATGATGATGAATGGGACTCATGAGAAAAATCCGTTTCCCTCCCGTACGTTTGAAATACGCCACCTGAAGGATCACGGAAAGTGCCTCCATAAGATAGATTCCTCCCAAGACAATTAAAAATGGCAAGCGATTCATTACCATCAATATGGCAGTGAGTGCACCGCCGATCGCCATGGAGCCGGTGTCTCCCATGAAGAGAGAGGCCGGATGGCTGTTAAAAAAGAGAAATCCAACCAGCACGCCGGCGAAGAGAATCGAGGCGAGTCCGGCCCGCTCCTGCCCTAAGACAGTTTGCTGGCTGAGAAAGGCCAGCGTGAGAAATACCGGAAGAGAGACACCGGCGCAAAGGCCATCCAGTCCATCCGTCAAATTCACCGCATTGACCGTACCTACCATGATGAAGGCCAACAAAGGGATGCTCAGCAAGCCGATATGCCATTGCCAGCCGAAAAAAGGAATGCGTTGTATGGCCATCTCCGGTGTGAAAAAGTAATGAATGCTCAGCAAAACGACCGCAAAAGCAAACTGGAGTATCAATTTTTGCCGCGGCGTCAAGCCTTCACTTTCCCGTTTTTTCACCTTCTCAAAATCATCTAAAAAGCCGATCGCTCCGAAGCCCAGCGTGCAGATGGCGATAAGCAAGGTTGCCACATTTCCTTTTCCGCAAAACAACAGTAAAAGGAGAAACACCGCGGTAAATGCGACACCGCCCATCGTGGGAGTCCCTTTTTTCTTATAATGTGCCTTATTCCCTTCCTCGCGAATTTCCTGTCCCAGCGACTCTTTTTTGGAAAAGCGAATCCAACAATAGGTTCCCGCGGCGGATACGAGCGCCGCTAATATCCCCCATGGGAAAACCGCTTGAAAAGTCTCCATGTTTTTTCTCCTTCTCTCCTGTATTGTTTCTCCGAACAAGCGACGAATTCGACACCTGTGCAGTTTTTTCTATTGCCCACGTTCGGAGGTGCTCTCCGATTTTTCCTGTGCAGCAGGCTTTTCTTTCACCGTCGGATCCGCAGTAAGCACAATAGCGGTTCCCTTTTCAACAACCGTTCCCGCCTCGGGATTCTGTGAGATGATGACGCCATGATCCGCTCCGTCCAACGATACGGCGATCGTTGCCTGTTGCAGAATCGGCCTGACCTCTTCCACGGACATACCAACCAATGACGGAACTCGAAAACGTTCTTTCTCATCCGGTCGACATTCTATCACGCTTTGCAATGGGATGAGCGTTCCGGCTTCCGGAGTTTGACGCTCGATCAGCGTAAAATCGTTCATTGCGCCATAAACGCTGAGCTTGAATCCGGCTTTTTGAAGGATTGTTCTCGCCTCGCCCACCGTCTTCTTGCAAACATCCGGCACTGTCTGCCCTTCGTCTTCGTTTTTCCTTATATCCTTTTTAATCGCCAGAAGTCGTTCCAACATTTTGGCGCTGATTTCTCCTGCCACTTCATTGCCCATGCTTTTCGTCTTGGGATTATGGATCACCACAAAGAGTGCCTCTTCCGGTTTTTCTGCCGGATACACACTATAAAGCGAGGCAATGGTCTTATTCGTATATTCTCCATTTTCCATAACCGTCGTCGTACCGCTTTTCGATCCCACTTCCATTTCTTTTATGCGCTCGACCTTCAAATGCGATACATGCGTAGTGCTGATCAAATACCGTCGCATCGTCTCCACTGTTTCCTGCGAAAAAATGGGATCCATGACGCTTTCACGAAATTGGGAAAGCACCTTTCCATCCTGTGCGGAAGAGGTGGCAAACAGATGTGGTGTACGGTAATAACCGCCGTTGATGACCGTGTTGACCGCGGTCATCATCTCCAACGGGGTTAAGGAGATGCCATGGCCATACGACATGGTTTGCATCTGGATGCTTTGCAGCTTCTCTACGTTTTCCGGGAAAAGAGAAGCCTGCTCGCCCGGCAAATCGACCCCTGTTTTGCCCCCCATGTGCAAGGATTGTAAATAGGAAAAAAAGTTATCCGGGCCTATGTCGCGCACCACTTGCACAAACGCCGGATTGCAGGAATGATTAAGAGCCTCTTCCAATGTTTGTGAACCGTGCGGGTGATCGTGACGCCAGCATTGAATCCACACGCCGGGCGCCAACTCTATTTTTCCCTTGCATATATAGCGCGATTCCGGAAGAGAAGATTTGGTCTCCAAAGCAATGGCGGAGGTAAGCGTTTTAAACACCGATCCGGGCTCATAAATCGTAGAGACCGCGGGGTTTTTCCATCGGGAATACAGCAGAGAAAGACGTTCCTCGTCACTCATGGCTTTCCAAGCGGCTTCCTCCACCCCGCTCGCTGTCGCGCGCGGAGTATTCGGATTAAAAGAGGGATAGCTTTCCATGGCCAGAATCTCACCCGTATTGGGATTCATCAAAATCGCCGTACCGGAATCCGCCTGAAAATCATTGATCCCTTTTCGTAATTCTTCCGATAGAACTCGTTGCGCATCCAGATTCACGGTCAGATGCAAATTTTGTCCTTCTTCCGACGCGTAACGTTCCACAGCTTCGGTGGGGATGATGTTGCCGCCTAGGTCACGGGAGAGCCTCATCTGCCCCCCTTTTCCGCGCAAAAGCTCGTCATACTGTGCCTCTAGGCCATAGGCTCCTTTCCCCTCATCATTGACGAAGCCCAATCCCTGCGCCATCAAATCCTGGTTGGGATAATACCGTTCCGCCTCTTGCACCACGCGATAGGCACGAAGCCCGGAGCTCTGAAGCTGCTCCATTTCTTTTGGTGTCAGTTTTGTCTTTAACGCCACATCGTAGCGAGAGGAGGCAAAGGCTTGTGCCACCTTTTCCTTCTCCATATGAAGAATATACGAAAGCAGCTCGATCGTTTCCTTTTTATCCTTCTCTTCCACTTCCCGAGGAAAAACATAGATCGTGTTCACCATGACCGAAACGGCCATCGGCCGATTGGCCGAATCAAAGATGGTACCGCGTTTCGGCTTCACCTCAATAGTTCGACGACGCTGTGCCAATGCCGCTTCTTTGAAAGGTTGCCCTGCCAGCACCTGTAAATAGAAAAGCCGAGCCAGAAATCCAATTGCGATGAGCAATGCGACAATAAAAACGAATCGCACGCGCGCGATCGGATGAACTCGTCTCGGCGTATTGTTCTTTTGTGTTGTCTTCATGCGTTTTTCACCCCGGCGGCACTACTCCTGCATTTGCGGACTGGCCGCGATTGTCCTGTGCTCTACAGAGAGAGAAGCGGCATGATTCTTCATCGCAACGGCAGAATCGCCCTTCGTGGAAAGAATCTGCTCTTTCGAGGGATACTGCATACCTAAACGACGTTTCGCCAGCTCTTCAATGCGCGAAGCTTCCGTATAGGGTGCTAACTGCATCGTCAGCGTATCATATTGTGCACGAAGATTTTCCACCTGTGTTGCCGTTTCTCGAATATTCCGGTTCATTCCGGATAATTCATTATAGCGCAGGAGACTTGTGATGAGCAACAGCAGGGTTGCTGCCGTGCAAAGGACAAGGGCCGTCCAATAAAACACGCGTAGGCGAACATGCGTTTTTACCGCCGCTGATTTTCGGCTCATCGCCAGAGTTCTCTCGGAAGCCACGCTTCTCGCCCGCACATTGGTCTTGGTTCGGGAATGGGAATGAGCAGGCACGCCTTCCTGATGACGAGGTGTAACGACGGTTAAGCGCTTTCGTTTTGCAGGAAGCTTGTATGGTTGTGGGAAAGCGAATGTATCGGATTGACGTACGGTTGCGGTACTCATGTTATTCCTCCTGTTGGTGCGCGATGCGTTCCAAAACTCTCAATTTTGCCGAACGCGCTCGAGGGTTTCGCTCCTGTTCTTCCTTAGAAGCCTCAATCGGCTTTCGCGTGCAGATGCGAAAATCCGAAGCATAATCGCATGCGCGAATCGGAAGGCCTGCCGGAAGTGTCGGCCCTTCCGCCAAACGACGAAATGCGTTTTTCACTATGCGATCTTCGAGCGAATGAAACGTGATAATGCAGAGTCTCCCATGCAATGCAAGGTGTGACGCTGCTTGTTCGAGTCCACTTTCCAATGCATCCAACTCGTGATTTACTTCGATACGAAGTGCTTGAAACACCCTTCTCGCAGGATGCTTATCCTGCATGCGCACTTTTTTAGGGATGGCTTTTTGAATGACCTTGACCAGATCGAAGGATGTTTCAAGTGGCTTCGCACCTCGTTCAACTACGATGAATTGAGCAATCCGCTTCGACCAGCGCTCTTCACCGTACCGATAGAATAGATCCGTTAACTGTTGCTCCGAATAGGTGTTGACAATTTCTTTGGCCGTCGGCACATCCGCCTGTCGATCCATACGCATGTCCAGTGGTGCATCACTGTGATAGGAAAATCCGCGTTCTCCGGTATCCAACTGGTGGGAAGAAACTCCGATATCCATCAAAATGCCGTCCACTTCAGGCATGTTCTGCTCCTCCAGAACGTTGCCCAGATGTCGGAAATTGCTGTGAACAAAAGTAATGTGCTCCGCCCAGGGGGCAAGCTTTGTTCGTGCTTCTGCGAGGGCTTCTTCATCCTGATCCAAGGCCAAAAGCCGTCCGCTTGCGATCTGTTTTACAATTTCTTTCGCATGGCCGCCCCCGCCTACTGTTGCATCCACATAGCAGCCATCCGTACGAATCGCTAATGCAGAAATCGTTTCCTCTAACAGCACCGGAATATGGAAATCGGACATTGCGGCCTCCTATAGATCAAATCCGTCATCGTTCAAGGTTTCTGTTAACGCATCCAAATCCATGGCCTCGGAGGAAGAAAAGCTGTCCCATTTCTCTTTCGACCAGACTTCAATACGATCCGAAACACCGATGATCACCACATCACGTTCAATGGAGGCGAAGGCGCGGAGTTGTGGCGGGATGAGAAATCGCCCTTGTTTGTCACAGGCGACCTCCATTGCCCCGGAATAAAACGCACGCGAAAAATTTCGCGCCGCTTTTGCCGTTAAACGGAGTTGGCTAATTTTTTCATCCATGACCTTCCATTGCTTTTGGTCGTAAATGAAAAGACAGCCCTCCATACCTCTCGTGATGATGAAAGTGTCGGAAAGATCCTCGCGAAAACGAGAAGGAAGGGAAACCCGTCCTTTCGTATCCACACTGTGGTTGTACTCTCCGATAAACATTCCACTTTCCCCCACTTTTTACCACTTTCTGCCTTCTTGATACCATTTTAGACAACTGGACCGCTTTTGGCAAGGCAAGAAACAAAAAAAAGACACAAAATCATCAAAATAATGATGATTTTGTGTCTTTTGTGGATCGCGTGAAAATAGCCGCAAGAAATTGGAGTACTTCTTGTCGGCGAACCGTTATTCTGCACCTGTTGCAAGTCAATGAACCCGCTAATTGCCGTTAGCGCTCCGGATGCTTTCCTTTGTCTGCATTAAGTGATTTTTCTCCCTTTTTGGAAAGCACAACATAGCCGAGCAGACCAAGGAGCATTCCCCCAATCGCTAAAAGCTGTGCGACACGCAGTGCCCCAAAATAGAGGCTGTCTGTACGAAAGCCTTCGACGATAAAACGCAAAATACCGTAAAAAACGAAGTACAGAGAAGTGGTCTGTCCATCCACCTTGGTGCGTTTTCGCAGAAAATACCAGAGAAAAAGAAAAAGCAGAAAATCGCCTGCCGATTCATAAAAGAACGTCGGATGGTGAGGTTTTCCATCGATGAGCACCGCCCACGGAATGTTTGCGGCATACCCGTAAGCTTCATTGTTGAAAAAATTTCCCCATCGTCCGATAGCCTGCGCCAAAGGCAGAAACGGAATAATACAATCCGCTACACGCAAAAACGAAATATTGCGGCGGTGCAGATAGATCCAACTCACCAAAAGGCCGACCATTACGCCACCTTGAATTGCTAGACCCCCGGAACGCAGATTGATCACATCCCACAGGGAGGAAAAGCGCTGCGGTTCAAAAAGTACATACCAAAGACGAGCTCCAATTACCCCCAAAGGAAGCACCCACAGGGAAAGATCGT
This window contains:
- the ftsW gene encoding putative lipid II flippase FtsW, whose amino-acid sequence is MRKDIKRDTRRRQGTMDRVLFLLVLVLSFFGVLMVFSASAPYALKQFGDAKYYFQRDFIFTILGVGIMWAVSHIDYRIYRRFAPLIYILAILSCLLVWVPGIAYPVNRAHRWIHLGPLTYMPSDGLKVASLLLLSALLTRKPPEKRGTPATFLAIMLFIGFTILPIYVQPNFSAVIVISAVLLFVYFIYGMNLWHFLPMTGIALVGLAYAFWPKPGNYRLERLLTVFDPMRDPSGSGWQLLQSLYAVASGGFFGVGFGKSVQKFDYLADEPHNDFIFAVISEELGFIGALLVIAGFCFLAVRGIRIARNAKTRFGQVLALGLTFLICFQAMVNIGVSIGLVPTTGITLPFISYGGSSLLVMSMMIGILLNISRDE
- the murD gene encoding UDP-N-acetylmuramoyl-L-alanine--D-glutamate ligase gives rise to the protein MNFKTTFNGKNVLVYGMGVTGRSVLRTLPAAGCRLSLYVDGGLSDEDKAFIAALPHSKDITIIEDAENLPLEPFAFVLRSSGISFATPLVERAHREGKPVYTDLEIAYRLFGGENLIAITGSNGKTTTTSLIEWILNHAGKKAIACGNIGLPILSTMFEAEEGTLFVTECSSFQLEAVEQFAPHRAAILNITEDHLEWHGSFEAYAKAKAAIAHAQSARDSLWLLPGDTVARDAIDQVGTHATIHLVDLHTPLMEELRQGIGWHLVGEHNVQNAAVAVEIAKDLGVAEEVIKQALSSFRPIEHRMEDVGTVRGVRYINDSKGTNVDATVKALSGIHQPILLIAGGYDKHVCFDAFFEAFRPQGKKLLLIGQTAEKLAKEAQEKGLGDRVIIAETLKKAMELATSLAEKGDLVLLSPASASWGQYEHFEERGEEFRALVKAWKEKNE
- the mraY gene encoding phospho-N-acetylmuramoyl-pentapeptide-transferase, producing METFQAVFPWGILAALVSAAGTYCWIRFSKKESLGQEIREEGNKAHYKKKGTPTMGGVAFTAVFLLLLLFCGKGNVATLLIAICTLGFGAIGFLDDFEKVKKRESEGLTPRQKLILQFAFAVVLLSIHYFFTPEMAIQRIPFFGWQWHIGLLSIPLLAFIMVGTVNAVNLTDGLDGLCAGVSLPVFLTLAFLSQQTVLGQERAGLASILFAGVLVGFLFFNSHPASLFMGDTGSMAIGGALTAILMVMNRLPFLIVLGGIYLMEALSVILQVAYFKRTGGKRIFLMSPIHHHFELKGFPEQKVTAAFSLVSILLCLLTVWIW
- a CDS encoding penicillin-binding protein 2, with protein sequence MKTTQKNNTPRRVHPIARVRFVFIVALLIAIGFLARLFYLQVLAGQPFKEAALAQRRRTIEVKPKRGTIFDSANRPMAVSVMVNTIYVFPREVEEKDKKETIELLSYILHMEKEKVAQAFASSRYDVALKTKLTPKEMEQLQSSGLRAYRVVQEAERYYPNQDLMAQGLGFVNDEGKGAYGLEAQYDELLRGKGGQMRLSRDLGGNIIPTEAVERYASEEGQNLHLTVNLDAQRVLSEELRKGINDFQADSGTAILMNPNTGEILAMESYPSFNPNTPRATASGVEEAAWKAMSDEERLSLLYSRWKNPAVSTIYEPGSVFKTLTSAIALETKSSLPESRYICKGKIELAPGVWIQCWRHDHPHGSQTLEEALNHSCNPAFVQVVRDIGPDNFFSYLQSLHMGGKTGVDLPGEQASLFPENVEKLQSIQMQTMSYGHGISLTPLEMMTAVNTVINGGYYRTPHLFATSSAQDGKVLSQFRESVMDPIFSQETVETMRRYLISTTHVSHLKVERIKEMEVGSKSGTTTVMENGEYTNKTIASLYSVYPAEKPEEALFVVIHNPKTKSMGNEVAGEISAKMLERLLAIKKDIRKNEDEGQTVPDVCKKTVGEARTILQKAGFKLSVYGAMNDFTLIERQTPEAGTLIPLQSVIECRPDEKERFRVPSLVGMSVEEVRPILQQATIAVSLDGADHGVIISQNPEAGTVVEKGTAIVLTADPTVKEKPAAQEKSESTSERGQ
- a CDS encoding cell division protein FtsL, with protein sequence MSTATVRQSDTFAFPQPYKLPAKRKRLTVVTPRHQEGVPAHSHSRTKTNVRARSVASERTLAMSRKSAAVKTHVRLRVFYWTALVLCTAATLLLLITSLLRYNELSGMNRNIRETATQVENLRAQYDTLTMQLAPYTEASRIEELAKRRLGMQYPSKEQILSTKGDSAVAMKNHAASLSVEHRTIAASPQMQE
- the rsmH gene encoding 16S rRNA (cytosine(1402)-N(4))-methyltransferase RsmH; translation: MSDFHIPVLLEETISALAIRTDGCYVDATVGGGGHAKEIVKQIASGRLLALDQDEEALAEARTKLAPWAEHITFVHSNFRHLGNVLEEQNMPEVDGILMDIGVSSHQLDTGERGFSYHSDAPLDMRMDRQADVPTAKEIVNTYSEQQLTDLFYRYGEERWSKRIAQFIVVERGAKPLETSFDLVKVIQKAIPKKVRMQDKHPARRVFQALRIEVNHELDALESGLEQAASHLALHGRLCIITFHSLEDRIVKNAFRRLAEGPTLPAGLPIRACDYASDFRICTRKPIEASKEEQERNPRARSAKLRVLERIAHQQEE
- the mraZ gene encoding division/cell wall cluster transcriptional repressor MraZ, producing the protein MFIGEYNHSVDTKGRVSLPSRFREDLSDTFIITRGMEGCLFIYDQKQWKVMDEKISQLRLTAKAARNFSRAFYSGAMEVACDKQGRFLIPPQLRAFASIERDVVIIGVSDRIEVWSKEKWDSFSSSEAMDLDALTETLNDDGFDL
- the lgt gene encoding prolipoprotein diacylglyceryl transferase, producing the protein MFEYTGNGVAITLFGLEVRWYGVLIVTGMLLAVLLSSREVKRKGMPEDIVYDLSLWVLPLGVIGARLWYVLFEPQRFSSLWDVINLRSGGLAIQGGVMVGLLVSWIYLHRRNISFLRVADCIIPFLPLAQAIGRWGNFFNNEAYGYAANIPWAVLIDGKPHHPTFFYESAGDFLLFLFLWYFLRKRTKVDGQTTSLYFVFYGILRFIVEGFRTDSLYFGALRVAQLLAIGGMLLGLLGYVVLSKKGEKSLNADKGKHPER